From the genome of Hyphomicrobiales bacterium:
CTAATCCTGTGTATCTTGCGTTTCCCCCGCCGCCAACGATGGAGGCGCCTCGGAGAGATAGCCCTTGCCCGCCGATCCGGTGCCTTCCAGAACCAGCACGAAAACCAAGCCGATCGTCACGGCAAACCACAGCGTGACAAGGCGGCAGATAAGCATCGCCGCGACAGCGGTGCCTGCGTCGACGCCCAGCAATATCAGCGACCCGCCCATCACGGCTTCGGTGCTGCCAAGACCGCCCGGAATGAAGGACAGCGCGCCGGCCAGGATGGCGAGCGAGTAGACTCCCACCGCCACCGGCCATGACACGTCGGCCCCGAGGCCTGCCAGAATGAGATGCAGGGCGCAGCCTTCCACCCCCCAGCCGATCAAACCGAGCGCCAAGCCGGCCAGCAGCGGTCCGCTCTTGAGGAGCGCAGCGGCGGCCTGCACGAGATCGATGAAATGTTGCCCGAACGTCCTCAGTTTCGGGGATGAGAGCTTGGCAAATCGATCCGCGAACCATCCCTGCAGGCGTTCGCTGCGAACGGCGACGAGTACGCCGGCAATGACAAGGATGACCCCGCCAAGAAGCTGATAGTGGGAAAAGGCGGACACAAAAAGAAGTGAAAGCAAAATCAGGGTGATCACATCGAGCAGACGCTCGGCGAAAAACGCAGCGAGACTGTGCCGGTAGGGCACGCCGTGATGTTCGAGATAGGTAGAGCGGACCGTTTCGCCGATCTTTCCGGGAGTCGCGGTGAACGCGAACCCCGCGAAATACACGGCGATGTGCTGAAACAGGGGGACCCTATGGCCGAGTAACGCCATATAGCCACACCAGCGTATGGCCCTTAGGCAATAACTGAAGAGCGGAAGGGAGAGAATGATCATCCATTCCACGGGCGAAATGGACAGGATTGCGCCGGATGATTTTTCCCAATTGAGAGACAGCGCAATAATCAGATAGATCAAAAAGGCAAGCGCAACCGTCAAGATCACTGGGCGACGATATTTACGGAAGTGTTTCAAAACCAGGACCGGGTACGATGGAGATCACCACTCATACCATGGTATGAATGGGACATGCCCGATTGTTTCGAATAAGGCAAATTTTGGGGAATACCAGCGGCTGCGCGACCTACTTATGCTCATATTCGGCAACGGGTCGCAAGATTAGCCAAGCCATCGGTGCGATTAGCGCGCCGGCCCGGGCGAAGCTGCGCCCTCACCCCAGTCAACTCCGACCAGCTCCACTTGCTGTCCATCCCCATAGAAATTCTCATACACATCCCAGGCGCCGATTTCCGTCACCCGTCCTCCGACCGATTCCACAGCGCTGACGACGTCTTTGTCGTGCACATGCAGGATCAGGTACCTTGGGTGATAATCCTTGAGTCGTTCGACCAGAGGAGTGGTGACCAGCATTGTGTTCATGGAACGAAACCCGGTTTCGATGGCAACCGAATCGGCAATATCCCCAAACACGATGACATTCGACAAGTTGCCCTCGCGCC
Proteins encoded in this window:
- a CDS encoding lysylphosphatidylglycerol synthase transmembrane domain-containing protein gives rise to the protein MTVALAFLIYLIIALSLNWEKSSGAILSISPVEWMIILSLPLFSYCLRAIRWCGYMALLGHRVPLFQHIAVYFAGFAFTATPGKIGETVRSTYLEHHGVPYRHSLAAFFAERLLDVITLILLSLLFVSAFSHYQLLGGVILVIAGVLVAVRSERLQGWFADRFAKLSSPKLRTFGQHFIDLVQAAAALLKSGPLLAGLALGLIGWGVEGCALHLILAGLGADVSWPVAVGVYSLAILAGALSFIPGGLGSTEAVMGGSLILLGVDAGTAVAAMLICRLVTLWFAVTIGLVFVLVLEGTGSAGKGYLSEAPPSLAAGETQDTQD